The following proteins come from a genomic window of Pelagicoccus albus:
- a CDS encoding transglutaminase domain-containing protein — protein MKHPYPLGFRARVRAGFALMSALILFGSLQAIENWREIPPEDFAVKASSIDPEASVEILFAEHKASQELISNTDITAGIMTMERSLVGNRTVYVRMKVFNELGVDLLSKHAIRPMHGEKVVDVAARTVKPDGTSYELDEADVHKLLVEETEDESQKAETFAFPSLAAGDIVEYQATFDIDDVGGVFTRFSDRFPARRVTVRIKPTDAISHRVISFGFPLDKLNQKDGDYYLYEMTDVRAELDEKYAVPPMQAEPHVVMFYVKEYFPDPDDFWDDFSSELASYAKKDFKPSKTIKAKAAELTAGAKDDSEKLRRILKFCTEEITNFVWDFTKYSETERKELKDNKSPSDTLKNGYGKPRHIRALFGALATAAGFEARYVAIGNRDEFFFSKEVSVKQVVDERLIAIKDGESWLYFDPGNPALRFGELSWKHAGSQCMMGDFRDPIFAVTPGIKSEDAVVQTKADLEISEEGTLSGKVTKTYIGQKAWVKRDQYRKMTFGEIEEDVSDTELRHYSNVTVENVSMKNRSDEDLPFVISYDLKIENYADVIGDRLVIAPALFQKELSLPFVKEERLSDIVFDCPWRDVDRIEIVMPEGYQFEAGDAPVPFALGDVVLFDSKIRINKKKNSLVLQREFRVNQEIIPSKAYALLKSAFETMKIEDNKSITVKKADS, from the coding sequence ATGAAACACCCTTACCCCTTAGGATTTCGTGCCCGCGTGCGCGCTGGCTTTGCGTTAATGTCTGCTCTGATCCTCTTTGGCTCTCTGCAGGCCATAGAGAATTGGCGTGAGATACCCCCGGAAGATTTCGCGGTTAAGGCATCCTCAATCGATCCCGAAGCGAGCGTAGAAATCCTTTTTGCGGAGCACAAGGCTTCCCAGGAGCTCATCAGCAACACGGACATTACGGCCGGTATCATGACCATGGAGCGGTCTTTGGTAGGAAATCGAACTGTTTATGTTCGGATGAAGGTCTTCAATGAACTCGGTGTCGACTTGCTCTCAAAGCATGCGATTCGGCCTATGCACGGCGAGAAGGTGGTAGATGTGGCTGCAAGGACCGTTAAACCAGATGGTACATCGTACGAATTGGACGAAGCGGATGTTCATAAACTTTTAGTGGAAGAGACCGAGGATGAGTCCCAGAAGGCTGAGACCTTCGCGTTCCCATCGCTCGCAGCTGGGGATATCGTCGAATATCAGGCTACTTTCGACATTGATGATGTTGGGGGCGTCTTTACCCGCTTCTCAGATCGATTCCCAGCCCGGCGAGTAACGGTGAGGATCAAACCGACAGACGCGATTTCCCACCGCGTGATTTCGTTTGGATTCCCCCTCGATAAACTAAACCAAAAGGATGGGGATTACTATCTGTATGAGATGACGGATGTGCGGGCGGAGCTCGACGAGAAGTATGCGGTACCTCCCATGCAAGCGGAGCCGCACGTGGTTATGTTTTACGTGAAAGAGTATTTTCCGGATCCGGATGACTTCTGGGATGATTTCAGTTCCGAGCTCGCCTCCTACGCCAAAAAAGACTTCAAGCCCAGCAAGACGATCAAGGCGAAGGCAGCCGAACTGACTGCGGGAGCGAAAGACGATTCGGAGAAGCTCCGCCGAATCCTTAAATTTTGTACCGAGGAAATTACCAACTTTGTTTGGGATTTCACCAAGTACTCGGAAACGGAAAGAAAGGAGCTGAAGGACAATAAGTCTCCGTCCGACACCTTGAAAAATGGATACGGAAAACCAAGGCATATCCGGGCTCTCTTTGGCGCTTTGGCGACCGCAGCGGGATTTGAGGCTCGTTATGTGGCGATCGGAAATAGGGATGAGTTTTTCTTTTCGAAAGAGGTGTCGGTTAAACAAGTGGTCGATGAGCGTTTGATCGCGATCAAAGATGGTGAATCCTGGCTCTATTTTGATCCGGGCAACCCTGCTTTGCGTTTCGGTGAGCTTTCGTGGAAGCATGCGGGAAGCCAGTGCATGATGGGAGACTTTCGGGATCCGATATTTGCGGTCACCCCGGGCATCAAATCGGAAGACGCCGTGGTGCAGACCAAAGCCGATCTTGAAATCTCAGAAGAAGGAACCTTGAGCGGAAAGGTGACCAAGACCTATATCGGGCAGAAAGCCTGGGTGAAGCGTGACCAGTATCGAAAGATGACCTTCGGAGAAATTGAAGAGGATGTATCGGATACGGAACTACGGCACTATTCGAATGTCACGGTAGAAAACGTCTCCATGAAAAATCGTAGTGACGAGGATTTGCCCTTTGTCATCAGCTACGACCTTAAGATCGAGAACTATGCCGATGTGATTGGGGATAGGTTGGTTATCGCACCGGCCCTATTTCAGAAGGAATTGAGCCTGCCATTTGTGAAAGAGGAGCGACTTTCCGATATCGTTTTCGACTGTCCGTGGCGCGATGTCGATCGTATCGAAATTGTCATGCCAGAAGGTTATCAGTTTGAAGCTGGGGATGCTCCGGTGCCGTTTGCCTTGGGGGATGTGGTTCTTTTCGATTCCAAGATACGGATCAACAAAAAGAAAAATTCTTTGGTGTTGCAGCGAGAGTTTAGGGTCAATCAAGAGATTATCCCCTCTAAGGCTTACGCTCTGCTGAAGAGCGCTTTCGAGACGATGAAGATCGAGGACAATAAATCGATCACCGTTAAGAAGGCTGACTCCTAA
- a CDS encoding MATE family efflux transporter, translating to MFLRESFRLSFDPSFVRRLLATAIPVSLQTLMFSSRSLADIMMTSHLGVSEVAAIGFSGRIAFIMHLAIFGIASGGGVIVSQYWGAKNRDGARRGTAISLLMGLPFALLFFGLCLWIPEQMVALASDDPAVVAFGAEYLRIMGLVAFPVSAGAVFSVALRSIGLAKISMRMSIIGVGSNILLNYALIFGAFGLPRLGTAGAAYATLISSLLETACIFAYVYLKKSPLAFRWGDFGEGIRSGLAHKVAKVGLPLAVNGVVWSMGVLVYNVLVGQMGTQQLAVFAMITPIESFITAMYFGIATAASVMTGHRLGAFEFAEAWSEGKAFVVWSAICAVFCSVIIWCCKGFLLKLYPAIDAATLQEANLVLTAVAFVNGFRSINVTVIVGILRSGGDTRFCLGLDLFCQWAIGIVLTYLSIFVWSMPLWVVFLAMNSEEFAKVFLCVWRFGSKKWIRNLVGSDDAKPSPVIAG from the coding sequence ATGTTTTTGAGAGAGAGTTTCCGTTTGAGCTTCGATCCTTCGTTTGTACGAAGGCTTCTCGCTACGGCCATCCCGGTCAGTTTGCAGACCTTGATGTTTTCGTCGCGATCTTTGGCGGATATCATGATGACTTCGCACCTTGGCGTGAGCGAGGTAGCGGCCATTGGATTTTCCGGCCGAATCGCTTTCATCATGCACTTGGCGATCTTTGGTATCGCCAGTGGTGGCGGTGTCATCGTTAGCCAATACTGGGGAGCTAAAAATAGGGATGGGGCTCGTCGTGGCACCGCCATTTCCCTGCTCATGGGCTTGCCCTTTGCTTTGTTGTTCTTCGGGCTCTGCTTGTGGATTCCGGAGCAAATGGTGGCCTTAGCGAGTGATGATCCAGCGGTGGTCGCATTTGGAGCCGAGTATTTGAGGATTATGGGGCTGGTCGCCTTTCCAGTTTCTGCTGGAGCGGTCTTTTCGGTGGCTTTGCGTAGTATCGGCCTGGCCAAGATCAGTATGCGGATGAGCATCATCGGGGTAGGCAGCAATATCCTGCTCAACTACGCCCTGATCTTTGGAGCGTTTGGCCTTCCCAGATTGGGAACGGCGGGAGCGGCCTATGCGACTCTTATCAGCTCCCTGCTGGAGACAGCCTGTATATTCGCTTATGTTTACCTGAAGAAGAGTCCGCTGGCGTTTCGTTGGGGCGACTTCGGGGAAGGTATTCGCAGTGGATTGGCCCACAAGGTAGCTAAGGTCGGGTTGCCGCTGGCGGTGAATGGGGTGGTTTGGTCCATGGGCGTTCTCGTCTACAATGTTTTGGTGGGGCAAATGGGTACTCAGCAGCTGGCGGTATTCGCTATGATTACCCCGATCGAGTCTTTCATCACCGCGATGTATTTCGGGATCGCGACTGCAGCTTCGGTTATGACAGGGCATCGCTTGGGTGCATTCGAGTTCGCTGAAGCCTGGAGCGAAGGGAAAGCCTTTGTTGTTTGGTCAGCCATCTGCGCGGTTTTTTGCAGCGTCATAATCTGGTGCTGCAAGGGGTTCCTTTTGAAGCTGTATCCAGCGATCGACGCGGCCACCCTGCAGGAGGCGAATCTGGTCCTCACAGCGGTGGCATTCGTGAATGGTTTCCGTTCTATCAATGTGACTGTGATCGTCGGGATTTTACGCAGCGGGGGAGACACTAGGTTCTGCTTGGGGCTCGACCTGTTTTGCCAATGGGCCATCGGCATCGTTCTGACTTATCTTTCCATCTTCGTCTGGTCTATGCCACTCTGGGTGGTCTTTTTGGCCATGAACTCTGAGGAATTCGCCAAGGTGTTTCTCTGCGTCTGGCGCTTCGGCAGCAAAAAATGGATACGCAACTTGGTCGGATCCGACGACGCGAAACCAAGTCCGGTTATAGCGGGCTGA
- a CDS encoding glutathione peroxidase — protein sequence MNADTSIYDIPLVDIDGHETSLEQYKGKTLLIVNVASKCGYTKQYAGLEELNEEYADKGLVVLGFPCNQFGGQEPGSEEDIKEFCSLTYGVSFPMFSKVEVNGPDRHPLYVKLAGEESPFPGDITWNFNKFLIDGEGKIVARFPSKVKPKSEELLAAVDKSLAVH from the coding sequence ATGAACGCTGACACTTCCATTTACGACATCCCTCTGGTCGATATTGACGGCCACGAAACAAGCCTCGAGCAGTACAAAGGTAAGACCTTGCTGATCGTTAATGTGGCCTCCAAGTGCGGCTACACCAAGCAGTACGCTGGCTTGGAGGAATTGAACGAAGAATATGCCGACAAGGGGCTAGTCGTTCTCGGGTTTCCGTGTAACCAGTTTGGTGGTCAGGAGCCCGGTAGCGAGGAGGACATCAAGGAGTTTTGCTCTCTGACCTATGGCGTTAGCTTTCCGATGTTCTCCAAGGTCGAGGTTAATGGCCCGGATCGCCATCCACTCTACGTGAAGCTTGCGGGCGAGGAATCTCCGTTTCCAGGCGACATCACTTGGAATTTCAACAAGTTCCTCATCGATGGAGAAGGCAAGATCGTGGCTCGCTTCCCGTCGAAGGTGAAGCCAAAGTCCGAAGAGCTTCTCGCCGCGGTGGACAAGTCGCTTGCCGTGCACTGA
- a CDS encoding zinc-binding metallopeptidase family protein codes for MKNFYCENCESRVFFSNTVCLNCGTAIGFDIESCEMVALPENPQSGQFKPCLNYTTHSTCNWAIPADSPDSLCCSCKLTETIPDLTLTENLVAWGKIEEAKRRLVYNLNRLGLRPKPKTETNPDGLLFKFLADPDDPNAPPVLTGHAAGVVTLNIAEADDAERERRRTAMGEPYRTLVGHMRHEVGHYYFDLLVKEEDREGFRELFGDEREDYGEALQRHYKEGPPSDWADSFISAYATAHAWEDWAETWAHYLHMMDSIGTAVHSHTLIERTRQGDPTFDYKSIDLNSFDSIISSWPALACLINSFNRSLGMPDAYPFTTATPVANKLKFIHKLISDHATPWYGGQKDQVIR; via the coding sequence ATGAAAAACTTCTACTGCGAGAATTGCGAATCCCGCGTCTTCTTCTCAAACACCGTGTGCCTAAACTGCGGAACCGCCATCGGCTTCGACATCGAGAGCTGCGAAATGGTGGCTCTCCCCGAGAATCCGCAATCTGGGCAATTCAAACCGTGCCTTAACTACACGACCCACTCTACCTGCAACTGGGCCATCCCAGCGGACTCGCCTGACTCCCTCTGCTGCTCCTGCAAATTGACCGAGACGATACCCGATCTGACATTGACGGAAAACCTAGTCGCCTGGGGTAAAATCGAAGAGGCGAAGCGGCGTTTGGTCTACAACTTAAATCGCTTGGGCCTCCGCCCCAAGCCGAAGACCGAAACCAACCCAGATGGCTTGCTTTTCAAATTCCTAGCCGATCCGGACGACCCGAATGCTCCTCCTGTCTTGACTGGCCATGCTGCCGGGGTGGTAACCCTCAATATCGCCGAAGCGGACGACGCAGAGAGGGAGCGCCGAAGAACCGCCATGGGAGAGCCCTACCGCACCTTAGTTGGGCACATGCGGCATGAGGTCGGGCACTATTATTTCGACCTCCTCGTCAAAGAGGAAGACAGGGAGGGGTTCCGCGAATTGTTTGGAGATGAGCGAGAAGATTACGGCGAAGCCCTGCAACGTCACTACAAGGAGGGACCGCCCTCAGATTGGGCCGATTCATTCATCAGCGCCTACGCTACCGCCCACGCCTGGGAAGATTGGGCGGAAACTTGGGCCCACTACCTTCATATGATGGACTCGATCGGGACCGCAGTGCATTCACACACTCTCATAGAACGAACCCGACAAGGGGATCCCACCTTCGACTACAAATCGATAGATTTGAACTCGTTCGATTCGATCATCAGCTCTTGGCCCGCCCTTGCCTGCCTGATCAACAGCTTCAACCGCAGCTTGGGCATGCCCGACGCCTACCCCTTCACGACCGCAACACCCGTGGCAAACAAGCTCAAATTCATCCACAAACTCATTAGCGACCACGCAACTCCGTGGTACGGCGGACAGAAAGACCAAGTGATACGCTAG
- a CDS encoding 3-keto-disaccharide hydrolase, which yields MIKSPRLLFQILLSIFFSSYAEVGAAGQEIDLFNGKDLSGWKIVVEEGAEVDGASLFAVSEGVIHVYPNSEDGSQQPFAGIFTEESYENYRLTVEYRWGDDRFAPRADSVRDAGIIFHMVGEPVIWPTGIECQIQEGDTGDIWIVGQTRASSYVQPIAFNYDPRGDLLTRGVDRNPQRFPRGYCREKEGWNRIELIVEGDHATYIVNGHIVNEAIHMRYREDESEWSWMPLDRGRIFLQAEGAEVFYRNIRLQSLD from the coding sequence ATGATCAAATCTCCCCGACTTCTCTTTCAGATCCTTCTTTCCATTTTCTTCAGCTCATACGCGGAGGTAGGTGCCGCTGGCCAAGAAATTGATCTCTTCAATGGCAAGGATTTGAGTGGCTGGAAAATCGTGGTCGAGGAGGGGGCGGAGGTCGATGGCGCGTCACTTTTCGCCGTAAGCGAAGGAGTGATCCATGTGTATCCAAATTCAGAGGATGGCAGCCAGCAGCCGTTTGCGGGGATTTTTACGGAAGAGAGCTACGAGAACTATAGGCTAACCGTCGAATACCGATGGGGCGATGATCGCTTCGCACCACGGGCGGATTCGGTCCGCGATGCCGGGATCATATTCCACATGGTGGGTGAGCCTGTTATCTGGCCGACTGGCATCGAGTGCCAAATTCAGGAAGGAGACACCGGAGATATTTGGATCGTAGGTCAGACGCGGGCTTCCTCTTACGTGCAGCCGATTGCTTTCAATTACGATCCGCGAGGCGATTTGCTCACCCGGGGCGTCGACCGAAATCCGCAGCGTTTCCCGCGGGGTTATTGCCGCGAAAAAGAGGGCTGGAATCGGATAGAGCTAATTGTGGAAGGCGATCATGCGACCTACATCGTCAATGGCCACATCGTTAATGAAGCGATCCACATGCGTTATCGAGAGGATGAGTCGGAGTGGAGCTGGATGCCTCTTGATCGCGGTCGAATCTTTCTGCAAGCGGAAGGGGCCGAAGTCTTTTACCGGAATATCCGGCTTCAGAGCTTGGACTAG
- a CDS encoding DoxX family protein — MNSGNSKLWSVSDLLMRVLAAFIFGQTLFFKFAGADESMYIFDRLGIEPWGRIGSALAELVVVLALLIPRTAFLGALGGMAILSVAILSHLTVLGIVVQGDGGLLFGMAVLAWLCCLGISILRRRDLKLILCRIRKQDRPSNS, encoded by the coding sequence ATGAATAGTGGTAACTCTAAACTCTGGTCAGTCAGCGACTTGTTGATGCGGGTGTTGGCGGCATTTATTTTTGGGCAAACTCTGTTTTTCAAATTCGCTGGGGCGGATGAGTCTATGTACATCTTCGATCGTCTCGGAATTGAACCGTGGGGACGAATCGGTTCCGCTCTGGCGGAACTCGTTGTGGTCCTAGCTTTGCTCATTCCCAGGACGGCTTTTCTGGGTGCTTTAGGAGGAATGGCGATTCTCAGCGTGGCCATTCTCTCGCATCTGACTGTTCTGGGGATCGTTGTTCAGGGGGATGGAGGATTGCTGTTTGGCATGGCTGTCCTCGCGTGGCTCTGCTGTCTGGGTATTTCGATTTTGCGTCGGAGGGACCTTAAATTGATTTTATGCCGGATTCGGAAACAAGACAGACCGTCCAACTCTTAG
- a CDS encoding YHS domain-containing (seleno)protein: MTKRLSIIPLPNRNIAFFFIGAVWLTSLAFAGETGRNLGEGNLALEGYDPVSYFNDSGPELGKADWQVTWESAVYRFASEENRDRFLKSPERYGPAFGGWCAWAMREGDLVEVGPLSYRVFEGRLLLFYDGFWGDTRGKWVKLSEKLGEQTLFDQSEAQWGKLSPVGEKYE, from the coding sequence ATGACGAAAAGGCTTAGCATCATTCCTCTGCCGAACAGGAACATCGCCTTTTTCTTTATAGGTGCGGTATGGCTGACTTCGCTTGCTTTTGCCGGAGAGACGGGCCGAAACCTTGGCGAAGGCAACCTTGCCCTCGAGGGATATGATCCTGTCAGTTACTTCAACGATAGTGGCCCAGAGTTGGGCAAAGCCGATTGGCAGGTGACTTGGGAGTCAGCGGTTTACAGGTTTGCGAGTGAAGAAAACCGAGATCGATTTTTGAAGTCGCCAGAGCGTTACGGTCCCGCATTTGGAGGATGGTGCGCTTGGGCAATGCGGGAGGGAGATCTCGTTGAGGTCGGTCCTCTGAGCTATCGAGTTTTCGAGGGGCGGCTGCTCCTCTTTTACGACGGATTCTGGGGCGATACCCGCGGTAAATGGGTAAAGCTATCGGAAAAATTGGGCGAGCAGACGCTCTTTGATCAATCGGAAGCACAGTGGGGCAAACTGAGCCCAGTAGGAGAAAAATATGAATAG
- a CDS encoding GNAT family N-acetyltransferase, which translates to MISIRKAGLDDIPYLAELLGYLFEQEAEFTADYDRQRAGLEMIISDPTIGKILLAQNEAGKVIGMVSLLFTVSTALGSKVALLEDMIVHPDFRGKGCGSKLVGAAMELAKELDCHRITLLTDFDDLAAEKFYQKHGFKLSPMVPLRQLI; encoded by the coding sequence ATGATTTCAATACGCAAAGCGGGACTAGACGACATACCATACCTAGCGGAACTGCTGGGCTACTTGTTCGAGCAAGAAGCCGAGTTTACGGCAGACTACGATCGTCAAAGAGCCGGACTGGAAATGATTATCTCTGACCCCACAATTGGCAAAATCTTACTGGCCCAGAACGAGGCCGGAAAAGTCATTGGGATGGTTAGTCTCCTCTTCACCGTTAGCACCGCCCTTGGATCAAAGGTGGCCCTGCTCGAGGACATGATCGTGCACCCAGACTTCAGAGGAAAAGGATGTGGTAGCAAGCTAGTGGGAGCCGCCATGGAACTGGCTAAGGAACTCGATTGCCATCGGATCACCTTGCTCACGGATTTCGATGATTTGGCCGCTGAGAAGTTTTACCAGAAGCATGGCTTCAAGCTGTCTCCAATGGTGCCTCTTCGTCAATTGATCTAA
- a CDS encoding response regulator — MRTVFCIILEPDPALACRILELLSRSKSYSFSCHVAVDWVGEARELDGERFDIVFASYSSLGNSDLLSRIQESEKPSVFVSRPGQKDAVAGSSGFVCCAELTEESLDKAVVEALGAGFDDLVDDSAFVHFEFLDIPICVLNKESGRIVFKNTSCQDTIGNQLKPFLEELFEFGILESESVSMDTDARAFGLDFVEVKSNQFVSRETEFVSISLRDISKRKRLEATLKESQRKSALLARVNGAGIWTWERDRNQLSLSKECLDQLGYSSPDESTSLDAFFEAIHPEDRQGFRKRFEEVNSGSVSSFDEKFRVRHRDGAYRRIRCLAESSHDSSGNLTGLLGVNVPYPEQAEPGGKRSADAHLQEILRSRIRTLLSDQQSVLSDFEEVFRSDSGIFRELSLLGKQSRLIERLADMSGSLHKDNSPEKQNVDLGAVVEESLSVVSVCLSQKFKAQVRRLGNASVWSSNPARLRCVLAEAFLRLGLTVDNEIGCQLMVYVRATETGAGELMFEFSGRVDAKPLMELFNTLDGMTISCTNKNGRTSLRIVIASESRQLIMPRRGGRPRVLLAEDEDVLRLSIRILLDGLGYEVVVAEDGQDAVSKFMNRDSDFDLALIDLQMPGVDGYGVVSSIRTTHPQLPVIRMSGDFLDQENDLLWRADRYSTFLAKPFGVLDLEAAIGELTGRSVCKA, encoded by the coding sequence ATGCGGACCGTATTCTGCATAATCCTCGAACCCGATCCGGCCTTAGCCTGTAGAATCCTCGAACTCCTGAGTCGCTCGAAAAGCTATTCGTTTTCTTGCCACGTCGCGGTCGACTGGGTCGGCGAGGCTCGAGAACTGGATGGAGAGCGTTTTGATATAGTCTTCGCCAGTTACTCCTCGTTGGGAAATAGCGATCTTCTTTCCCGGATTCAGGAAAGTGAAAAGCCTAGCGTATTTGTATCAAGACCAGGGCAAAAGGATGCCGTTGCGGGCTCCAGCGGGTTCGTTTGTTGCGCCGAGTTGACGGAGGAGAGTTTAGATAAGGCAGTTGTTGAGGCTTTGGGGGCAGGTTTTGACGATTTAGTGGACGACTCTGCATTCGTGCATTTCGAGTTTCTCGATATTCCGATTTGCGTACTTAACAAAGAGTCTGGTCGTATTGTATTCAAGAATACATCCTGCCAAGACACTATTGGGAATCAGTTGAAGCCATTCCTCGAGGAACTATTCGAATTTGGAATTTTGGAGTCAGAGTCGGTTTCGATGGATACCGATGCTAGGGCGTTTGGATTGGATTTCGTGGAAGTGAAGTCGAACCAGTTTGTATCCAGAGAAACTGAGTTTGTCTCGATTTCCCTGAGAGATATTTCCAAGCGTAAGCGACTCGAAGCGACCTTGAAAGAGAGCCAGAGAAAGTCAGCTCTATTGGCTCGAGTTAATGGGGCTGGGATTTGGACTTGGGAGCGTGATCGCAATCAACTTTCCCTCAGCAAAGAGTGTTTAGACCAATTGGGATATTCGAGCCCAGATGAGAGCACTAGTTTGGATGCGTTTTTCGAAGCTATTCATCCCGAAGATCGGCAGGGGTTTCGTAAGCGATTTGAGGAGGTGAATTCGGGAAGCGTCTCGAGTTTTGACGAGAAGTTTCGCGTACGCCACCGAGATGGGGCTTATCGAAGAATTCGTTGTCTCGCAGAAAGTTCGCACGATTCTTCCGGAAATTTGACCGGCTTGCTGGGAGTAAATGTTCCTTACCCCGAACAAGCTGAGCCTGGTGGTAAGCGATCCGCTGACGCTCACCTGCAAGAGATCCTCCGAAGTCGGATTCGCACTTTGCTGAGTGATCAACAGTCTGTGTTGTCGGATTTCGAGGAGGTTTTCCGAAGTGATTCAGGTATTTTTAGAGAGCTTAGCCTCCTCGGAAAACAGTCCCGTCTTATCGAGCGACTGGCCGACATGTCTGGCTCTTTGCATAAAGATAATTCCCCTGAAAAGCAAAACGTCGACCTCGGTGCGGTAGTGGAAGAATCGCTTTCAGTCGTCTCGGTGTGTTTGTCCCAAAAATTTAAGGCTCAAGTGAGACGGTTAGGAAATGCAAGTGTCTGGAGCTCAAATCCAGCGAGATTGCGGTGCGTTCTGGCGGAAGCCTTTTTGCGACTCGGGTTGACGGTGGATAACGAAATCGGGTGCCAGCTAATGGTCTATGTACGAGCGACTGAAACGGGGGCAGGGGAGCTCATGTTCGAATTTTCCGGAAGGGTTGATGCCAAGCCACTGATGGAATTGTTCAACACTCTTGATGGGATGACTATCTCTTGCACGAACAAGAATGGCCGCACCTCTCTGCGGATCGTAATTGCTTCAGAGAGTCGGCAGTTAATAATGCCTCGTAGAGGCGGACGGCCTCGTGTCCTGCTGGCTGAAGACGAAGATGTATTGAGATTGTCTATACGCATCCTATTGGATGGTTTAGGCTACGAAGTGGTCGTAGCCGAGGATGGTCAGGATGCTGTATCCAAATTCATGAACAGAGATTCGGATTTTGATCTTGCTCTTATAGATCTGCAAATGCCGGGAGTGGATGGATACGGAGTCGTTTCCAGTATTCGAACCACGCATCCGCAGCTTCCCGTAATTCGCATGAGCGGAGATTTCCTTGATCAGGAAAACGATCTGCTCTGGCGGGCGGACAGGTACAGTACGTTTTTGGCCAAACCTTTTGGTGTTCTCGATTTGGAGGCAGCGATCGGAGAATTAACCGGCAGAAGCGTCTGCAAGGCTTGA
- a CDS encoding UTP--glucose-1-phosphate uridylyltransferase, protein MELKQLFESHGQGQVFRFWDELDETQQANLSSQASEIDLDELENLVATLVKGGGGHDEEDFSTLKPAPYISIPENLDTDPEWKEAKELGEAALKAGKVAAFTVAGGQGTRLGYDGPKGTFPVTPIKSKSLFQVFAEKIQAARVRYSCALPWFVMTSDINHTATVAFFEENAYFGLAEGSVTFFRQGRMPAVDLDGKIILEDKGSIAMSPDGHGGALRALDRSGSFQAMVDAGIEVLSYFQVDNPLVQPVDPYFIGFHLKSGSTLSSKMLPKAYEKEKLGHFCVQDGINKVVEYSDMPDELCALRDPDGQLSFRAGSIAIHVISVDFARSLVAPGSSVSLPFHRADKKIPFVDENGNVQKADTPNGVKFEMFVFDAIPFAKTSIVIETTRLADFSPVKNAEGIDSPESCKADQIKLFKQWFEAAGIELPEGYDLPIEVSPLFATDKQSFLESWSAKPVELDFSKPIYLG, encoded by the coding sequence ATGGAATTAAAACAACTTTTTGAATCCCACGGCCAAGGCCAAGTGTTCCGTTTCTGGGACGAACTCGATGAGACGCAGCAAGCGAACCTGAGTTCGCAAGCTTCCGAAATCGACCTCGACGAACTCGAGAATCTCGTAGCCACCTTGGTGAAGGGCGGTGGCGGCCACGACGAGGAAGATTTTTCGACCCTCAAGCCAGCTCCCTACATTTCCATTCCAGAAAATTTGGATACTGATCCAGAGTGGAAGGAAGCCAAGGAGCTTGGAGAGGCAGCTCTGAAAGCAGGCAAGGTCGCCGCTTTCACGGTAGCGGGTGGACAAGGCACCCGGCTGGGCTACGACGGGCCGAAGGGGACTTTTCCCGTGACTCCGATCAAGAGTAAGTCACTGTTCCAAGTATTCGCGGAGAAAATACAAGCCGCCCGCGTTCGCTACTCATGTGCCTTGCCATGGTTCGTCATGACGAGTGACATCAATCATACGGCGACTGTGGCTTTCTTTGAGGAGAACGCGTATTTTGGACTTGCTGAAGGTTCCGTTACCTTCTTTCGCCAAGGCCGCATGCCGGCTGTCGATCTAGATGGTAAGATCATTCTAGAAGACAAGGGGAGCATAGCCATGAGCCCAGACGGACATGGAGGCGCTCTGAGAGCCCTCGACCGCAGCGGCTCTTTTCAGGCTATGGTAGATGCAGGGATCGAAGTGCTCAGCTACTTCCAAGTTGATAATCCGCTGGTCCAGCCTGTTGATCCTTACTTCATAGGCTTTCACCTAAAATCGGGTTCTACTCTCTCGAGCAAGATGCTTCCCAAAGCCTACGAGAAAGAAAAGCTAGGCCACTTCTGCGTTCAGGATGGAATAAACAAGGTCGTTGAATACAGCGATATGCCAGATGAGCTTTGCGCTCTGCGCGATCCTGATGGGCAGCTTTCATTTAGAGCGGGAAGCATCGCTATCCACGTGATCTCTGTAGACTTCGCTCGCTCATTGGTAGCGCCCGGAAGTTCCGTTTCCCTACCATTCCACCGCGCGGACAAGAAGATTCCTTTTGTCGACGAAAACGGTAATGTCCAAAAGGCGGATACGCCAAATGGAGTGAAGTTTGAGATGTTTGTCTTCGACGCGATCCCGTTTGCGAAGACTTCCATCGTTATCGAAACGACAAGACTTGCCGACTTTAGCCCTGTGAAAAATGCGGAGGGCATCGATTCGCCCGAAAGCTGCAAGGCGGACCAGATCAAGCTCTTCAAGCAGTGGTTTGAAGCAGCTGGTATTGAGTTGCCGGAAGGGTACGACTTGCCGATCGAAGTTTCCCCCTTGTTCGCTACGGATAAGCAAAGCTTCCTAGAGTCCTGGTCAGCCAAGCCCGTAGAATTGGATTTTTCCAAGCCAATCTACCTTGGCTGA